In the genome of Longimicrobium sp., one region contains:
- the aroF gene encoding 3-deoxy-7-phosphoheptulonate synthase, protein MIIVTRPNVSDAEVDHIRERVETLGMRTHVSRGERRTIIGCIGDEALLQEAALLSLPGVESVTPVMKPYKLASREFAADPSVVRIGDRAAATIGGRRLAVIAGPCSVEGREMLRDSAVAVRDAGAGLLRGGAFKPRTSPYAFQGLGEAALRMLAEVRAETGLPVVTEVMDTRQVELVAEYADVLQVGARNMQNFSLLSELGRVQRPVLLKRGLSATVKELLMAAEYVMAQGNRDVILCERGIRTFETATRNTLDVAAIPVLKAETHLPVIVDPSHAGGRADLVAPLSFAAVAAGADGLIVEVHPDPLRALSDGDQSLTLSAFVELMHGLQPFARAAGRDLPLPERGGLREAA, encoded by the coding sequence GCGAACGCACGTCTCGCGCGGCGAGCGGCGCACCATCATCGGCTGCATCGGCGACGAGGCGCTGCTGCAGGAAGCCGCGCTCCTCTCGCTCCCGGGCGTCGAGTCCGTCACCCCGGTGATGAAGCCGTACAAGCTGGCCTCGCGCGAGTTCGCCGCCGACCCGTCGGTGGTGCGCATCGGCGACCGCGCCGCGGCCACCATCGGGGGGCGGCGGCTGGCGGTGATCGCCGGGCCCTGCTCGGTGGAGGGGCGCGAGATGCTGCGCGACAGCGCCGTCGCCGTGCGCGACGCCGGGGCGGGGCTGCTGCGCGGCGGCGCCTTCAAGCCGCGCACCAGCCCCTACGCCTTCCAGGGGCTGGGCGAGGCCGCGCTCCGCATGCTGGCCGAGGTCCGCGCCGAGACCGGCCTTCCCGTGGTCACCGAGGTGATGGACACGCGCCAGGTGGAGCTGGTGGCCGAGTACGCCGACGTGCTGCAGGTGGGCGCGCGCAACATGCAGAACTTCTCCCTTCTCTCCGAGCTCGGGCGCGTGCAGCGCCCCGTGCTGCTGAAGCGCGGCCTCTCCGCCACCGTCAAGGAGCTGCTGATGGCCGCCGAGTACGTGATGGCGCAGGGCAACCGCGACGTCATCCTCTGCGAGCGCGGCATCCGCACCTTCGAGACGGCCACCCGCAATACGCTCGACGTGGCCGCCATCCCCGTCCTCAAGGCCGAGACCCATCTCCCCGTCATCGTCGACCCCAGCCACGCGGGCGGGCGCGCCGACCTGGTGGCGCCGCTCTCCTTCGCCGCCGTGGCCGCCGGCGCCGACGGGCTGATCGTGGAGGTGCACCCCGACCCGCTGCGCGCGCTCTCCGACGGCGACCAGTCGCTCACCCTGTCCGCCTTCGTGGAGCTGATGCACGGGCTGCAGCCGTTCGCCCGCGCGGCCGGGCGCGACCTGCCGCTGCCGGAGCGCGGCGGCCTGCGGGAGGCCGCGTGA
- a CDS encoding chorismate mutase encodes MSAPAAAPARAQLAEIRDRIEQLDRQIIGLIAERVQLGREVGGVKRELGLPTLDPAREAAVVRRAGALAREAGLDDEDVRYIFWHLIGLSRRVQMEEG; translated from the coding sequence GTGAGCGCCCCCGCCGCCGCGCCGGCCCGCGCCCAGCTGGCCGAGATCCGCGACCGCATCGAGCAGCTGGACCGCCAGATCATCGGCCTGATCGCCGAGCGCGTGCAGCTGGGGCGCGAGGTAGGGGGCGTGAAGCGCGAGCTGGGCCTTCCCACCCTCGACCCCGCGCGCGAGGCCGCGGTGGTGCGCCGCGCCGGCGCCCTGGCCCGCGAGGCGGGGCTCGACGACGAGGACGTGCGCTACATCTTCTGGCACCTCATCGGCCTCTCCCGCCGCGTGCAGATGGAGGAAGGGTGA